In one Lolium rigidum isolate FL_2022 chromosome 3, APGP_CSIRO_Lrig_0.1, whole genome shotgun sequence genomic region, the following are encoded:
- the LOC124701927 gene encoding ribulose bisphosphate carboxylase small subunit, chloroplastic 1-like produces the protein MAPAVMASSATSVAPFQGLKSTAGLPVSRRSNARLGSVSNGGRIRCMQVWPIEGIKKFETLSYLPPLSTEDLLKQIDFLIRSKWVPCLEFSKVGFVFREFGSTPGYYDGRYWTMWKLPMFGCTDAAQVAKEVEEVKKEYPDAYIRIIGFDNIRQVQCVSFIAYKPPGCEESGKA, from the exons ATGGCCCCCGCGGTGATGGCTTCGTCAGCCACCTCCGTCGCGCCCTTCCAGGGCCTCAAGTCCACCGCTGGCCTCCCGGTCAGCCGCCGCAGCAACGCTCGCCTCGGCAGCGTCAGCAACGGCGGAAGGATTAGGTGCATGCAG GTGTGGCCGATTGAGGGCATCAAGAAGTTCGAGACCCTTTCCTACCTGCCACCGCTGTCCACGGAGGACCTCCTGAAGCAGATCGACTTCCTCATCCGCTCCAAGTGGGTTCCCTGCCTGGAGTTCAGCAAGgtcggcttcgtcttccgcgAGTTCGGCAGCACTCCCGGATACTACGACGGCAGGTACTGGACAATGTGGAAGCTGCCCATGTTCGGCTGCACCGACGCCGCACAGGTCgccaaggaggtggaggaggtcaaGAAGGAGTACCCTGACGCCTATATCCGCATCATTGGCTTCGACAACATCCGTCAAGTGCAGTGCGTCAGCTTCATCGCCTACAAGCCACCAGGCTGCGAGGAGTCCGGCAAGGCATAA
- the LOC124701925 gene encoding anaphase-promoting complex subunit 6, which translates to MREEAVERLRGVVRDSVGKHLYTSAIFLADKVAAATGDPADVYMLAQALFLGRHHRRALHVLNNARLLRDLRFRFLAAKCLEELKEWHQCLMMLGDAKVDERGNLLDQDDGSDIYFDKDAEDHEINIKSAICFLRGKAYEALDNRDLARQWYKAAVKVDPLCYEALECLVDNYMLTCEEESELLSSLKFGKEDGWLSAFYTCLIKKHEKEHVVEAKFKELERQSCSISSSSSGQMMKNNIDVLACKAEYYHQSGEYQKCFELTSVLLERDPFHLKCTLVHLAAAMELGHSNDLYLLSCNLVKDYPQKAISWFAVGCYYYCIKKYDQARRYFCKATGLDGTFPPAWIGTGIAYAAQEEGDQAMAAFRTAARLFPGCHLPTLYMGMQYVRMHNFKLAEQFFMQAKSICPSDPLIYNELGVVAYNMKEYQNAVQWFELTLEHTSSSVNEMWEPTLVNLGHALRKLKKYQKAISYYEKALAFPTKTLSAFSGLAYTYQLMDNFEDAITYYHKALWLKPDDQFCTEMLTSALESSCQSTARRK; encoded by the exons atgagggaggaggcggtggagcggCTGCGCGGGGTGGTGCGGGACAGCGTCGGGAAGCACCTCTACACGTCCGCCATCTTCCTCGCCGACAAGGTGGCCGCGGCCACGGGCGACCCCGCCGACGTCTACATGCTCGCGCAGGCGCTATTCCtcggccgccaccaccgccgcgcgcTCCACGTCCTCAACAACGCCCGCCTGCTCCGCGACCTCCGCTTCAGGTTCCTCGCCGCCAAGTGCCTC GAGGAGTTGAAAGAATGGCATCAGTGTTTGATGATGCTTGGGGATGCCAAAGTCGATGAACGTGGCAATCTTCTTGACCAGGATGATGGCAGTGACATCTATTTTGATAAGGATGCTGAAGATCACGAGATCAAT ATCAAATCAGCTATATGTTTCCTACGTGGCAAGGCGTATGAAGCACTGGATAATCGGGATCTTGCTCGGCAATG GTACAAGGCAGCAGTTAAAGTTGATCCGTTGTGTTATGAG GCTCTTGAATGCCTTGTTGATAATTACATGTTAACGTGCGAGGAAG AATCTGAGTTATTGTCCTCTCTGAAGTTCGGGAAAGAAGATGGGTGGCTGTCAGCATTCTACACATGTTTGATTAAAAAG CATGAAAAAGAACATGTGGTGGAAGCAAAATTCAAGGAACTTGAACGTCAATCTTGCAGTATATCTTCTTCAAGTTCTGGTCAAATGATGAAAAACAACATTGACGTTTTGGCTTGCAAAGCTGAATACTACCATCAGAGTGGAGAATACCAAAAATGTTTTGAACTCACATCCGT GTTACTTGAAAGGGATCCTTTTCATTTAAAATGCACATTAGTGCATTTGGCTGCTGCAATGGAGCTTGGGCATTCCAATGATCTTTATCTTTTGTCATGCAATTTAGTGAAAGACTATCCTCAAAA GGCTATTTCCTGGTTTGCTGTGGGGTGCTATTATTACTGCATTAAGAAGTATGATCAAGCAAGAAGATACTTTTG CAAAGCTACAGGGTTAGATGGAACATTCCCTCCTGCTTGGATTGGTACTGGTATCGCTTATGCTGCTCAAGAGGAGGGTGACCAGGCAATGGCTGCTTTTAGGACAGCAGCTCGACTATTTCCTGG ATGCCATCTCCCAACTTTATACATGGGCATGCAATATGTGCGAATGCATAATTTCAAACTTGCAGAACAG TTCTTCATGCAAGCGAAATCCATCTGTCCATCCGATCCACTTATATATAATGAGTTGGGTGTTGTAGCTTATAATATGAAAGA GTATCAAAATGCAGTTCAGTGGTTTGAGTTAACACTGGAACATACATCATCGTCCGTGAATGAAATGTGGGAACCAACATTGGTGAATCTTGGACACGCACTGCGAAAACTGAA GAAATATCAAAAGGCAATATCATATTATGAAAAAGCACTCGCTTTTCCAACAAAAACTCTGAGTGCATTTTCTGGTCTTGCTTACACATACCAACTTATG GATAATTTTGAAGACGCCATAACTTACTACCACAAG GCTCTATGGTTGAAACCAGACGATCAATTCTGCACAGAAATGCTAACTTCAGCTCTTGAGAGCAGTTGCCAGAGCACTGCTCGGAGAAAATAG